In a single window of the Solea senegalensis isolate Sse05_10M linkage group LG1, IFAPA_SoseM_1, whole genome shotgun sequence genome:
- the LOC122770626 gene encoding epidermal retinol dehydrogenase 2-like isoform X1 produces the protein MNFFLETIQVLLLSIWYNVESFIHLFVPRKRKNIAGEVVLITGAGSGIGRLMAQEFASHGTVVVLWDINQEGMKETAKLAKQSGATKVHYYLCDCSDRNEVYRVADQVKREVGDVSILVNNAGIVTGKKFMDAPDSLIEKTVEVNSMAHFWTYKAFLPAMIANNHGHLVSIASSAGLIGVNGLADYCASKFAAVGFAESIALELLANGKDGIKTTIVCPYFINTGMFDGCQTKWPSLLPILKPDYVAKKIIHAVLTDQVYLMMPKSIYLIASLKNILPMKQGILLGQYLGAFNVMDRFTGRNRKQE, from the exons GAAACAATCCAAGTGCTCCTGCTCTCCATCTGGTACAATGTGGAGTCCTTCATCCACCTCTTCGTGCccaggaagaggaagaacatAGCCGGCGAGGTGGTGCTGATCACGGGGGCAGGCAGCGGAATCGGTCGCCTCATGGCTCAGGAGTTTGCGTCTCACGGCACCGTGGTGGTGCTGTGGGACATCAACCAGGAGGGAATGAAGGAAACGGCGAAACTGGCCAAACAGAGCGGAGCCACCAAAGTCCACTACTATCTGTGTGACTGCAGCGACAGGAACGAGGTTTACAGAGTGGCCGACCAG GTGAAACGAGAGGTGGGTGACGTCAGCATATTGGTGAACAATGCCGGGATTGTGACGGGAAAGAAGTTCATGGATGCTCCCGACTCTCTGATCGAGAAGACGGTGGAGGTCAACTCCATGGCTCACTTCTGG ACGTACAAGGCCTTCCTTCCTGCTATGATTGCCAACAATCATGGACATCTGGTCAGCATTGCCAGCTCTGCTGGACTTATAGGAGTCAATGGATTGGCAG ACTACTGTGCCAGTAAGTTTGCAGCAGTAGGCTTTGCAGAATCAATTGCTCTGGAGCTGCTGGCAAATGGGAAAGACGGCATCAAAACCACCATCGTGTGTCCGTATTTCATCAACACTGGGATGTTTGATGGATGTCAAACTAA GTGGCCATCTTTGCTGCCAATCCTGAAGCCAGACTATGTAGCCAAGAAGATCATCCATGCTGTGCTCACAGACCAGGTGTATCTTATGATGCCCAAGAGCATTTACCTCATCGCTTCCCTCAAAAA CATCCTCCCAATGAAGCAGGGCATCCTGCTGGGACAGTACCTGGGAGCCTTCAACGTCATGGACAGATTCACGGGACGCAACAGGAAACAGGAGTGA
- the LOC122770626 gene encoding epidermal retinol dehydrogenase 2-like isoform X2, translated as MNFFLETIQVLLLSIWYNVESFIHLFVPRKRKNIAGEVVLITGAGSGIGRLMAQEFASHGTVVVLWDINQEGMKETAKLAKQSGATKVHYYLCDCSDRNEVYRVADQVKREVGDVSILVNNAGIVTGKKFMDAPDSLIEKTVEVNSMAHFWTYKAFLPAMIANNHGHLVSIASSAGLIGVNGLADYCASKFAAVGFAESIALELLANGKDGIKTTIVCPYFINTGMFDGCQTKWPSLLPILKPDYVAKKIIHAVLTDQVYLMMPKSIYLIASLKK; from the exons GAAACAATCCAAGTGCTCCTGCTCTCCATCTGGTACAATGTGGAGTCCTTCATCCACCTCTTCGTGCccaggaagaggaagaacatAGCCGGCGAGGTGGTGCTGATCACGGGGGCAGGCAGCGGAATCGGTCGCCTCATGGCTCAGGAGTTTGCGTCTCACGGCACCGTGGTGGTGCTGTGGGACATCAACCAGGAGGGAATGAAGGAAACGGCGAAACTGGCCAAACAGAGCGGAGCCACCAAAGTCCACTACTATCTGTGTGACTGCAGCGACAGGAACGAGGTTTACAGAGTGGCCGACCAG GTGAAACGAGAGGTGGGTGACGTCAGCATATTGGTGAACAATGCCGGGATTGTGACGGGAAAGAAGTTCATGGATGCTCCCGACTCTCTGATCGAGAAGACGGTGGAGGTCAACTCCATGGCTCACTTCTGG ACGTACAAGGCCTTCCTTCCTGCTATGATTGCCAACAATCATGGACATCTGGTCAGCATTGCCAGCTCTGCTGGACTTATAGGAGTCAATGGATTGGCAG ACTACTGTGCCAGTAAGTTTGCAGCAGTAGGCTTTGCAGAATCAATTGCTCTGGAGCTGCTGGCAAATGGGAAAGACGGCATCAAAACCACCATCGTGTGTCCGTATTTCATCAACACTGGGATGTTTGATGGATGTCAAACTAA GTGGCCATCTTTGCTGCCAATCCTGAAGCCAGACTATGTAGCCAAGAAGATCATCCATGCTGTGCTCACAGACCAGGTGTATCTTATGATGCCCAAGAGCATTTACCTCATCGCTTCCCTCAAAAAGTAA
- the LOC122773339 gene encoding choline transporter-like protein 5-A isoform X1, with protein sequence MPPHRYTASSSATVQSESPAAAAARYYGEPHKFDPSFRGPVPRRSCTDVLCCVIFIIVILSYVALGIVAWLHGDHRKILHPTDSYGHFCGQKETSNAEKPILFYFNILKCASPAVLINLQCSTTQMCVSQCPDKFATYTDMQLQHSINKSHWEYYKQFCKTGFNNPDKPMSEVLRDEDCPSMIIPSKPFLQRCLPDFSTLNGTVTVANKTRFLDALEIPHSVTELQQAARGITGLVDTKEMSMKVMEDYAKSWVWILIGLLLSLAVNLVFILLLRFTAGLLLWSIIITVILLLAYGMWYCYTEYSQLKDRPGSDVALTDVGLQTDLHVYLHLRQTWVILMASLGVTETIILVMFIFLRRRVRVAIALLREASKAIGHIMSTLFFPVLIFLLLTVCISYWAVTAIHLASSGEAIYKVMSPDVTCPYANNTCRPETFNRTNISTSALCIGSQCLFAFYGGETSYHHHLFLLQLFNLLVFLWLLNFSLALGQCSLAGAFASYYWAQRKPQDIPPCPLFSSFSRTIRYHTGSLAFGALILSIVQLLRIILEYLEQKLKGANNSLSRFMMCCLKCCFWCLEKFIRYLNHNAYIMVAIYGRNFCTSAREAFFLLMRNVVRVAVLDRVTDLLLFLGKVVIAGGVGVCAFFFFTRKIPFAQEEVPNLNYYWVPLLTVVIGAYLIAHGFFTVYAMCVDTLFLCFCDDLERNDGSLEKPFHMSPELHRILEKPHQQR encoded by the exons ATGCCGCCTCACCGCTACACCGCCAGCAGCTCCGCCACAGTTCAAAGTGagtctcctgctgcagcagcggcTCGATACTACG gaGAACCACACAAGTTTGATCCGTCATTTAGAGGTCCGGTCCCCAGAAG aAGCTGCACTGACGTCTTGTGCTGTGTGATCTTTATCATTGTCATCCTCTCATATGTGGCTTTGGGAATAGTGG CCTGGTTACATGGAGACCACCGGAAGATTCTCCATCCAACAGACAGTTACGGTCACTTCTGTGGACAGAAGGAAACGTCCAACGC GGAGAAACCCATTCTGTTCTACTTCAACATCCTTAAATGTGCCAGCCCGGCTGTTCTCATCAACCTGCAGTGCTCCACGACTCAG atgtgtgtgtcacagtgtccaGACAAGTTTGCCACCTACACTGACATGCAGCTGCAACACAGCATCAACAAGAGTCACTGGGAATATTATAAACAGTTCTGTAAGACTGGATTCAATAATCCTGACAAG CCAATGTCTGAGGTTCTAAGGGATGAGGACTGTCCCTCTATGATCATACCCAGTAAACCAT ttctGCAGAGGTGTCTTCCAGACTTCAGCACTCTGAATGGAACAGTGACTGTAGCAAACAAAACCAGGTTTCTCGATGCTCTGGAAATTCCCCACAGTGTCACTGAACTCCAACAAGCTGCCAG GGGAATAACAGGATTGGTGGACACAAAGGAAATGAGCATGAAGGTTATGGAAGATTATGCCAAGTCATGGGTCTGGATACTCAT AGGTCTGCTTCTTTCCCTGGCTGTTAATCTGGTTTTCATTCTGCTGCTGAGGTTCACAGCAGGTCTGCTGTTGTGgtccatcatcatcactgtaatACTGCTTCTGGCATACG gtATGTGGTACTGTTACACGGAATATTCCCAGCTCAAAGACAGACCAGGTTCTGATGTGGCCCTCACAGATGTCGGCCTGCAGACTGACTTGCATGTCTATCTACATCTAAGACAGACATGGGTCATATTAA tggCATCTCTGGGAGTGACAGAAACGATCATCTTGGTTATGTTTATCTTTCTGAGGAGAAGAGTCCGAGTGGCCATCGCTCTGCTCAGAGAGGCTAGCAA AGCCATTGGTCACATCATGTCCACACTGTTCTTTCCAGTCCTTATCTTTCTATTGCTGACAGTCTGCATCTCATACTGGGCAGTTACTGCCAT TCACCTGGCCTCTTCAGGTGAAGCCATCTACAAAGTGATGTCTCCTGATGTAACCTGTCCCTATGCCAACAATACATGCAGGCCTGAG ACCTTTAACAGAACCAACATCTCCACATCAGCCTTGTGTATCGGCTCTCAGTGTCTGTTTGCCTTCTACGGTGGGGAGACGTCCTATCACCACCAcctcttcctgctgcagctcttcAACCTGCTGGTCTTCCTCTGGCTGCTCAACTTCAGCCTGGCCCTAGGGCAATGTTCGCTGGCTGGGGCATTTGCCAGCTACTACTGGGCCCAGAGGAAGCCTCAGGATATCCCACCATGTCCACTCTTCTCATCATTCAGCAGGACTATCAG GTATCACACAGGCTCTTTAGCATTTGGAGCTTTAATTCTTTCAATAGTACAACTGCTGCGGATCATACTGGAATATCTGGAGCAAAAACTAAAAG GTGCTAACAACAGCCTATCCAGGTTCATGATGTGCTGTCTGAAATGCTGCTTCTGGTGTCTGGAGAAATTCATACGTTACCTGAACCATAATGCTTATATCATG GTGGCGATCTATGGTAGAAACTTCTGCACCTCAGCCAGAGAAGCATTCTTCCTGCTAATGAGAAATGTGGTTAG GGTTGCAGTTCTGGACCGAGTGACAGACCTTCTGTTGTTTCTGGGCAAAGTGGTGATAGCAGGAGGAGTTG GTGTATGtgccttctttttcttcactcGGAAGATCCCTTTTGCCCAAGAAGAAGTACCCAATCTCAACTATTACTGGGTGCCCCTGCTg ACTGTGGTGATAGGTGCTTACCTGATAGCTCATGGTTTCTTCACTGTCTATGCCATGTGTGTTGACACACTCTTCCTGTGCTTCT GTGATGACTTAGAAAGAAATGATGGCAGTTTAGAAAAACCTTTCCATATGTCTCCAGAGCTGCACAGAATCCTGGAAAAACCCCACCAGCAGCGGTGA
- the LOC122773339 gene encoding choline transporter-like protein 5-A isoform X2, with translation MPPHRYTASSSATVQSESPAAAAARYYGEPHKFDPSFRGPVPRRSCTDVLCCVIFIIVILSYVALGIVAWLHGDHRKILHPTDSYGHFCGQKETSNAEKPILFYFNILKCASPAVLINLQCSTTQMCVSQCPDKFATYTDMQLQHSINKSHWEYYKQFCKTGFNNPDKPMSEVLRDEDCPSMIIPSKPFLQRCLPDFSTLNGTVTVANKTRFLDALEIPHSVTELQQAARGITGLVDTKEMSMKVMEDYAKSWVWILIGLLLSLAVNLVFILLLRFTAGLLLWSIIITVILLLAYGMWYCYTEYSQLKDRPGSDVALTDVGLQTDLHVYLHLRQTWVILMASLGVTETIILVMFIFLRRRVRVAIALLREASKAIGHIMSTLFFPVLIFLLLTVCISYWAVTAIHLASSGEAIYKVMSPDVTCPYANNTCRPETFNRTNISTSALCIGSQCLFAFYGGETSYHHHLFLLQLFNLLVFLWLLNFSLALGQCSLAGAFASYYWAQRKPQDIPPCPLFSSFSRTIRYHTGSLAFGALILSIVQLLRIILEYLEQKLKGANNSLSRFMMCCLKCCFWCLEKFIRYLNHNAYIMVAIYGRNFCTSAREAFFLLMRNVVRVAVLDRVTDLLLFLGKVVIAGGVGVCAFFFFTRKIPFAQEEVPNLNYYWVPLLTVVIGAYLIAHGFFTVYAMCVDTLFLCFSPAAAGSEFV, from the exons ATGCCGCCTCACCGCTACACCGCCAGCAGCTCCGCCACAGTTCAAAGTGagtctcctgctgcagcagcggcTCGATACTACG gaGAACCACACAAGTTTGATCCGTCATTTAGAGGTCCGGTCCCCAGAAG aAGCTGCACTGACGTCTTGTGCTGTGTGATCTTTATCATTGTCATCCTCTCATATGTGGCTTTGGGAATAGTGG CCTGGTTACATGGAGACCACCGGAAGATTCTCCATCCAACAGACAGTTACGGTCACTTCTGTGGACAGAAGGAAACGTCCAACGC GGAGAAACCCATTCTGTTCTACTTCAACATCCTTAAATGTGCCAGCCCGGCTGTTCTCATCAACCTGCAGTGCTCCACGACTCAG atgtgtgtgtcacagtgtccaGACAAGTTTGCCACCTACACTGACATGCAGCTGCAACACAGCATCAACAAGAGTCACTGGGAATATTATAAACAGTTCTGTAAGACTGGATTCAATAATCCTGACAAG CCAATGTCTGAGGTTCTAAGGGATGAGGACTGTCCCTCTATGATCATACCCAGTAAACCAT ttctGCAGAGGTGTCTTCCAGACTTCAGCACTCTGAATGGAACAGTGACTGTAGCAAACAAAACCAGGTTTCTCGATGCTCTGGAAATTCCCCACAGTGTCACTGAACTCCAACAAGCTGCCAG GGGAATAACAGGATTGGTGGACACAAAGGAAATGAGCATGAAGGTTATGGAAGATTATGCCAAGTCATGGGTCTGGATACTCAT AGGTCTGCTTCTTTCCCTGGCTGTTAATCTGGTTTTCATTCTGCTGCTGAGGTTCACAGCAGGTCTGCTGTTGTGgtccatcatcatcactgtaatACTGCTTCTGGCATACG gtATGTGGTACTGTTACACGGAATATTCCCAGCTCAAAGACAGACCAGGTTCTGATGTGGCCCTCACAGATGTCGGCCTGCAGACTGACTTGCATGTCTATCTACATCTAAGACAGACATGGGTCATATTAA tggCATCTCTGGGAGTGACAGAAACGATCATCTTGGTTATGTTTATCTTTCTGAGGAGAAGAGTCCGAGTGGCCATCGCTCTGCTCAGAGAGGCTAGCAA AGCCATTGGTCACATCATGTCCACACTGTTCTTTCCAGTCCTTATCTTTCTATTGCTGACAGTCTGCATCTCATACTGGGCAGTTACTGCCAT TCACCTGGCCTCTTCAGGTGAAGCCATCTACAAAGTGATGTCTCCTGATGTAACCTGTCCCTATGCCAACAATACATGCAGGCCTGAG ACCTTTAACAGAACCAACATCTCCACATCAGCCTTGTGTATCGGCTCTCAGTGTCTGTTTGCCTTCTACGGTGGGGAGACGTCCTATCACCACCAcctcttcctgctgcagctcttcAACCTGCTGGTCTTCCTCTGGCTGCTCAACTTCAGCCTGGCCCTAGGGCAATGTTCGCTGGCTGGGGCATTTGCCAGCTACTACTGGGCCCAGAGGAAGCCTCAGGATATCCCACCATGTCCACTCTTCTCATCATTCAGCAGGACTATCAG GTATCACACAGGCTCTTTAGCATTTGGAGCTTTAATTCTTTCAATAGTACAACTGCTGCGGATCATACTGGAATATCTGGAGCAAAAACTAAAAG GTGCTAACAACAGCCTATCCAGGTTCATGATGTGCTGTCTGAAATGCTGCTTCTGGTGTCTGGAGAAATTCATACGTTACCTGAACCATAATGCTTATATCATG GTGGCGATCTATGGTAGAAACTTCTGCACCTCAGCCAGAGAAGCATTCTTCCTGCTAATGAGAAATGTGGTTAG GGTTGCAGTTCTGGACCGAGTGACAGACCTTCTGTTGTTTCTGGGCAAAGTGGTGATAGCAGGAGGAGTTG GTGTATGtgccttctttttcttcactcGGAAGATCCCTTTTGCCCAAGAAGAAGTACCCAATCTCAACTATTACTGGGTGCCCCTGCTg ACTGTGGTGATAGGTGCTTACCTGATAGCTCATGGTTTCTTCACTGTCTATGCCATGTGTGTTGACACACTCTTCCTGTGCTTCT CTCCAGCAGCAGCCGGATCAGAATTTGTTTGA
- the LOC122773339 gene encoding choline transporter-like protein 5-A isoform X3, translated as MVAHTDQDRISCTDVLCCVIFIIVILSYVALGIVAWLHGDHRKILHPTDSYGHFCGQKETSNAEKPILFYFNILKCASPAVLINLQCSTTQMCVSQCPDKFATYTDMQLQHSINKSHWEYYKQFCKTGFNNPDKPMSEVLRDEDCPSMIIPSKPFLQRCLPDFSTLNGTVTVANKTRFLDALEIPHSVTELQQAARGITGLVDTKEMSMKVMEDYAKSWVWILIGLLLSLAVNLVFILLLRFTAGLLLWSIIITVILLLAYGMWYCYTEYSQLKDRPGSDVALTDVGLQTDLHVYLHLRQTWVILMASLGVTETIILVMFIFLRRRVRVAIALLREASKAIGHIMSTLFFPVLIFLLLTVCISYWAVTAIHLASSGEAIYKVMSPDVTCPYANNTCRPETFNRTNISTSALCIGSQCLFAFYGGETSYHHHLFLLQLFNLLVFLWLLNFSLALGQCSLAGAFASYYWAQRKPQDIPPCPLFSSFSRTIRYHTGSLAFGALILSIVQLLRIILEYLEQKLKGANNSLSRFMMCCLKCCFWCLEKFIRYLNHNAYIMVAIYGRNFCTSAREAFFLLMRNVVRVAVLDRVTDLLLFLGKVVIAGGVGVCAFFFFTRKIPFAQEEVPNLNYYWVPLLTVVIGAYLIAHGFFTVYAMCVDTLFLCFCDDLERNDGSLEKPFHMSPELHRILEKPHQQR; from the exons atggtggcccaTACCGACCAGGACAGGAT aAGCTGCACTGACGTCTTGTGCTGTGTGATCTTTATCATTGTCATCCTCTCATATGTGGCTTTGGGAATAGTGG CCTGGTTACATGGAGACCACCGGAAGATTCTCCATCCAACAGACAGTTACGGTCACTTCTGTGGACAGAAGGAAACGTCCAACGC GGAGAAACCCATTCTGTTCTACTTCAACATCCTTAAATGTGCCAGCCCGGCTGTTCTCATCAACCTGCAGTGCTCCACGACTCAG atgtgtgtgtcacagtgtccaGACAAGTTTGCCACCTACACTGACATGCAGCTGCAACACAGCATCAACAAGAGTCACTGGGAATATTATAAACAGTTCTGTAAGACTGGATTCAATAATCCTGACAAG CCAATGTCTGAGGTTCTAAGGGATGAGGACTGTCCCTCTATGATCATACCCAGTAAACCAT ttctGCAGAGGTGTCTTCCAGACTTCAGCACTCTGAATGGAACAGTGACTGTAGCAAACAAAACCAGGTTTCTCGATGCTCTGGAAATTCCCCACAGTGTCACTGAACTCCAACAAGCTGCCAG GGGAATAACAGGATTGGTGGACACAAAGGAAATGAGCATGAAGGTTATGGAAGATTATGCCAAGTCATGGGTCTGGATACTCAT AGGTCTGCTTCTTTCCCTGGCTGTTAATCTGGTTTTCATTCTGCTGCTGAGGTTCACAGCAGGTCTGCTGTTGTGgtccatcatcatcactgtaatACTGCTTCTGGCATACG gtATGTGGTACTGTTACACGGAATATTCCCAGCTCAAAGACAGACCAGGTTCTGATGTGGCCCTCACAGATGTCGGCCTGCAGACTGACTTGCATGTCTATCTACATCTAAGACAGACATGGGTCATATTAA tggCATCTCTGGGAGTGACAGAAACGATCATCTTGGTTATGTTTATCTTTCTGAGGAGAAGAGTCCGAGTGGCCATCGCTCTGCTCAGAGAGGCTAGCAA AGCCATTGGTCACATCATGTCCACACTGTTCTTTCCAGTCCTTATCTTTCTATTGCTGACAGTCTGCATCTCATACTGGGCAGTTACTGCCAT TCACCTGGCCTCTTCAGGTGAAGCCATCTACAAAGTGATGTCTCCTGATGTAACCTGTCCCTATGCCAACAATACATGCAGGCCTGAG ACCTTTAACAGAACCAACATCTCCACATCAGCCTTGTGTATCGGCTCTCAGTGTCTGTTTGCCTTCTACGGTGGGGAGACGTCCTATCACCACCAcctcttcctgctgcagctcttcAACCTGCTGGTCTTCCTCTGGCTGCTCAACTTCAGCCTGGCCCTAGGGCAATGTTCGCTGGCTGGGGCATTTGCCAGCTACTACTGGGCCCAGAGGAAGCCTCAGGATATCCCACCATGTCCACTCTTCTCATCATTCAGCAGGACTATCAG GTATCACACAGGCTCTTTAGCATTTGGAGCTTTAATTCTTTCAATAGTACAACTGCTGCGGATCATACTGGAATATCTGGAGCAAAAACTAAAAG GTGCTAACAACAGCCTATCCAGGTTCATGATGTGCTGTCTGAAATGCTGCTTCTGGTGTCTGGAGAAATTCATACGTTACCTGAACCATAATGCTTATATCATG GTGGCGATCTATGGTAGAAACTTCTGCACCTCAGCCAGAGAAGCATTCTTCCTGCTAATGAGAAATGTGGTTAG GGTTGCAGTTCTGGACCGAGTGACAGACCTTCTGTTGTTTCTGGGCAAAGTGGTGATAGCAGGAGGAGTTG GTGTATGtgccttctttttcttcactcGGAAGATCCCTTTTGCCCAAGAAGAAGTACCCAATCTCAACTATTACTGGGTGCCCCTGCTg ACTGTGGTGATAGGTGCTTACCTGATAGCTCATGGTTTCTTCACTGTCTATGCCATGTGTGTTGACACACTCTTCCTGTGCTTCT GTGATGACTTAGAAAGAAATGATGGCAGTTTAGAAAAACCTTTCCATATGTCTCCAGAGCTGCACAGAATCCTGGAAAAACCCCACCAGCAGCGGTGA